One stretch of Halalkalicoccus sp. NIPERK01 DNA includes these proteins:
- a CDS encoding acyl-CoA synthetase: MSTHNMADYDELCERFEWDDIYAEADWDAPDELNVAHEVCDRHPPDRTALEYAGSEGERETLTFGDLTERSNRFASVLSGLVDRGDRVFSYLPRVPEHYVALVGTLKAGAVFGGVNERFGPEGIAYRLDDCEAKAIVTTAANRETVADALEDAPSVEHVIVVGNGREGDLDFHAECGAASPEFEAVRTSGEDDALLYYTSGTTGRAKGVLHKHRWVAGVAATQRFAVDLQDGDLYWSTGDLGWLTGPINTLGAWFWGTSQFTYEGEFDPEAWAELLDEYPITVLFSVPTAYRMLREKESVLDEVDLDLRHALSIGEPLSAGVVDWGEDVLGVTIHDTYGQTETGNMIINNYPTMEIRPGSMGKPLPGIEATVVDPETGEPLPPGETGEIAQRGNYPCFFAEYWEQPEKTAECFVNDWYLSGDLGYLDEDGYFWFEGRADDVIISSGYRIGPFEVESSLGEHPAVAEAAVVPKSDPERGNIVKAYVVLSEGTDPSEGLVGDIQNHVKDELAAHEYPREIEFVEELPKTVTGKIRRTELRDETA; encoded by the coding sequence ATCCACCCGATCGAACCGCGCTGGAGTACGCCGGAAGCGAGGGCGAGCGCGAGACGCTCACCTTCGGCGACCTGACCGAGCGCTCGAACCGCTTTGCCAGCGTCCTTTCGGGCCTCGTCGACCGCGGCGACCGCGTCTTCTCGTATCTGCCCCGCGTCCCCGAACACTACGTCGCGCTCGTGGGAACCCTCAAGGCCGGCGCCGTCTTCGGCGGGGTCAACGAACGGTTCGGCCCGGAGGGGATCGCCTACCGCCTCGACGACTGTGAGGCGAAGGCGATCGTCACGACCGCCGCGAACCGCGAGACGGTCGCCGACGCCCTCGAAGACGCCCCGTCGGTCGAACACGTCATCGTCGTCGGGAACGGTCGGGAGGGAGATCTCGACTTCCACGCCGAGTGCGGGGCGGCGAGCCCCGAGTTCGAGGCCGTCCGAACCAGTGGCGAGGACGACGCCCTGCTCTACTACACCAGCGGTACTACTGGCAGGGCGAAGGGCGTGCTCCACAAACACCGCTGGGTCGCGGGCGTCGCGGCCACCCAGCGCTTCGCGGTCGACCTCCAGGACGGGGACCTCTACTGGTCGACCGGGGATCTGGGCTGGCTCACCGGCCCGATCAACACCCTCGGAGCCTGGTTCTGGGGGACGAGCCAGTTCACCTACGAGGGCGAGTTCGACCCCGAGGCGTGGGCGGAACTGCTCGACGAGTATCCCATTACCGTCCTTTTCAGCGTTCCCACCGCCTACCGGATGCTGCGCGAGAAGGAGTCGGTCCTCGACGAGGTGGACTTGGACCTGCGTCACGCCCTCTCGATCGGCGAACCCCTCTCCGCTGGCGTCGTCGACTGGGGCGAGGACGTTCTGGGGGTGACGATCCACGACACCTACGGCCAGACCGAGACGGGCAACATGATTATCAACAACTACCCGACGATGGAGATCCGGCCCGGTAGCATGGGCAAACCCCTCCCCGGAATCGAGGCGACCGTCGTGGATCCCGAGACGGGCGAACCCCTTCCGCCGGGCGAGACTGGCGAGATCGCCCAGCGCGGAAACTACCCCTGCTTTTTCGCCGAATACTGGGAGCAGCCCGAGAAGACCGCCGAGTGTTTCGTAAACGATTGGTACCTCTCGGGTGATCTGGGTTACCTCGACGAGGATGGGTACTTCTGGTTCGAGGGACGGGCCGACGACGTGATCATCTCCTCGGGCTACCGGATCGGTCCCTTCGAGGTCGAGAGCTCGCTCGGCGAACATCCCGCCGTCGCGGAGGCCGCCGTCGTCCCCAAATCCGACCCCGAGCGGGGCAACATCGTCAAGGCATACGTCGTCCTCAGCGAGGGGACCGACCCCTCCGAGGGACTCGTCGGCGACATCCAGAACCACGTCAAGGACGAACTCGCGGCCCACGAGTACCCGCGAGAGATCGAGTTCGTCGAGGAACTACCCAAGACCGTGACCGGGAAGATCCGCCGGACCGAACTCCGAGACGAGACCGCCTAG